The following proteins are encoded in a genomic region of Chryseobacterium culicis:
- a CDS encoding DUF3302 domain-containing protein: MQRISLLLCLLLSCNFVQASTGSLEDTIANSASWFILLVLPIAGIYLFWKVHIYPEKVAEKKNHPQLKAIKSMCLLSLVFGGLLWPIALIWANYDYGNQDPPKKDMENTDFTEEELKTIEN; the protein is encoded by the coding sequence ATGCAAAGAATATCCCTACTTCTTTGCCTGTTATTATCATGCAATTTTGTTCAGGCATCAACAGGCAGTTTAGAAGATACTATAGCAAATTCTGCTTCTTGGTTCATTTTACTTGTTTTACCTATAGCAGGAATTTATCTTTTCTGGAAAGTTCACATTTATCCGGAAAAGGTAGCTGAGAAAAAGAACCATCCTCAGCTGAAAGCCATAAAAAGCATGTGCCTCCTTTCCCTTGTTTTTGGAGGCCTTTTATGGCCGATTGCCTTAATCTGGGCCAACTATGATTACGGAAATCAGGACCCCCCAAAAAAAGACATGGAAAACACAGATTTTACTGAAGAAGAACTTAAAACAATCGAAAATTAA
- a CDS encoding HlyD family secretion protein: MLELLVAIYAGICWLLIKKLKLIPWTFTTQVVVYSLPIFGSIALILSLNYYCPITSDVKVGNRSVDITTQVLGKVKKVYVSTNQEVKKGDTLFVLDREPYLQEIKSLEAKLSSMKATVHSYDADISASRKNITGLQSQLDLANKRVAQYKELVEAGAANKFDLEQAVTNVRDLQSRISAAQSQQQSLETKSNASYGGENSSVSEIQAKLDQAKWNLSQTIVLAPTDGVIPNVQLNEGAIMAPFKSAFVLIQKQQSVVGFFAQNELETVKKGDEVELALKTEPGKVVKAKLEYVIDATSQGIMNNAGGMLGGNGSTAGLPDTARQLPETDGKLIAKFVLVDNQKQLTVGARGTAVIYSDHIKPLHLIRKVMVRINSKINFLIPKLH; encoded by the coding sequence ATGCTGGAATTACTAGTAGCAATATATGCCGGAATATGCTGGCTTCTTATTAAAAAATTAAAGCTAATCCCCTGGACGTTTACCACACAGGTAGTTGTCTATTCATTACCTATCTTCGGATCTATCGCTTTAATATTAAGTTTAAATTATTACTGTCCTATTACCTCTGATGTAAAAGTAGGAAACAGAAGTGTGGACATTACCACTCAGGTTTTGGGAAAGGTAAAAAAAGTATATGTAAGCACCAATCAGGAAGTAAAGAAAGGAGATACTTTATTTGTGCTTGACAGAGAGCCTTATCTACAGGAAATTAAATCACTGGAAGCTAAGTTGAGCAGTATGAAAGCCACTGTACATTCTTACGATGCAGATATTTCAGCATCCAGAAAAAATATTACAGGGTTGCAGTCGCAGCTGGATCTGGCTAACAAAAGAGTAGCTCAATACAAAGAATTAGTGGAAGCCGGAGCAGCCAATAAGTTTGATCTTGAACAGGCGGTAACCAATGTACGTGATCTTCAATCCAGAATCAGTGCTGCACAATCCCAACAGCAGTCTTTGGAAACGAAATCCAATGCTTCTTATGGTGGGGAAAATTCATCTGTTTCTGAGATTCAGGCAAAGCTGGATCAGGCAAAATGGAATCTTTCCCAAACGATTGTTTTGGCTCCTACAGATGGTGTAATTCCCAATGTTCAGCTGAATGAAGGGGCAATTATGGCGCCTTTCAAATCTGCATTTGTTCTGATCCAAAAGCAGCAGTCAGTAGTCGGGTTTTTCGCTCAGAATGAACTGGAAACGGTAAAGAAAGGTGATGAAGTGGAGCTGGCTCTTAAAACAGAACCGGGAAAAGTAGTGAAAGCCAAACTAGAATATGTAATTGATGCTACGAGCCAGGGAATCATGAATAACGCTGGAGGAATGCTCGGCGGAAACGGTTCTACAGCCGGACTTCCTGATACCGCAAGACAACTACCGGAAACCGATGGAAAGCTTATTGCCAAGTTTGTACTGGTAGACAACCAGAAACAACTTACCGTGGGAGCAAGAGGAACAGCCGTGATCTATTCTGATCATATTAAACCACTTCATCTTATCAGAAAAGTAATGGTGCGTATCAACAGTAAAATCAACTTCCTGATTCCTAAACTTCATTAA
- a CDS encoding Crp/Fnr family transcriptional regulator encodes MDSFKTFRNISFFQELTDEEITILANISTPKLLQKKEKLAEPGRPFTHLFILSHGLLRFFFDDENGVESNLFLPSEKESAIMESPESYSEENERKYTIEAVIESQIFMFNKNEFEEIAFQHRGIYNVYLKSLKLIISIAKTRIEQFCSTSPHSRYEEFLETRPFTSQNANRKYIANFLGITPNSLSRMTARIHKKRNERKK; translated from the coding sequence ATGGACTCATTTAAAACTTTCAGAAATATCTCTTTCTTTCAGGAACTCACTGATGAGGAAATTACTATTTTGGCTAATATCAGTACCCCAAAACTGCTTCAGAAAAAAGAAAAACTGGCAGAACCTGGCAGACCTTTCACTCATTTATTTATTCTTTCTCATGGATTATTGAGGTTTTTCTTTGATGACGAAAACGGGGTGGAAAGTAATCTTTTCTTACCTTCTGAAAAGGAATCAGCTATTATGGAGAGCCCGGAATCCTACTCTGAGGAGAATGAAAGGAAATATACGATAGAAGCTGTAATCGAAAGCCAGATTTTCATGTTTAACAAAAATGAATTTGAGGAGATTGCATTTCAGCACAGAGGTATTTATAATGTCTATCTCAAATCGTTAAAGTTAATCATCAGCATAGCCAAGACACGTATAGAACAGTTTTGTTCTACCTCTCCACATTCCCGATATGAAGAGTTCCTGGAGACAAGGCCTTTTACTTCTCAGAATGCCAACAGAAAGTATATTGCTAATTTTCTGGGCATTACCCCCAACTCTCTTTCAAGGATGACGGCACGTATTCATAAAAAAAGGAACGAAAGAAAAAAATAA